From one Streptomyces sp. CA-210063 genomic stretch:
- a CDS encoding thiolase family protein → MNDAVIVDVVRTASGKGKPGGALSGHHPVDLLATVLAALVERNGLDPALVDDVIGGCVSQSGEQALNITRTALLAAGFPESVPATTVDRQCGSSQQAGHFAAQGVIAGAYDIVIACGVESMSRVPMGSSSAGADTSGKGLLRRYPEGLISQGLSAELLAVRWKLEREELDAFAARSHQRAWAATETGGFDKEIVPVGGHTADETVRATTTAEGLAGLKPAFTGVPGAERFPEIDWRITPGNSSPLTDGASAALIMSAATAERLGLRPRARYHSFAVSGSDPLLMLDGVIPATHKILERSGLSIDAIDAYEVNEAFAPVPLLWQREFDADPERLNPRGGAIALGHPLGASGTRLLATLVNHLEATGGRYGLQTMCEGGGMANATIIERL, encoded by the coding sequence ATCAACGACGCCGTCATCGTTGACGTGGTTCGTACCGCGTCCGGCAAGGGAAAGCCGGGCGGCGCCCTGTCCGGCCACCACCCCGTCGACCTCCTGGCCACCGTGCTCGCCGCCCTCGTCGAACGCAACGGTCTCGACCCCGCCCTGGTCGACGACGTGATCGGCGGCTGCGTCTCCCAGTCCGGCGAGCAGGCCCTCAACATCACCCGCACCGCGCTGCTGGCGGCCGGCTTCCCCGAGTCGGTGCCCGCGACGACCGTCGACCGGCAGTGCGGCTCCAGCCAGCAGGCCGGGCACTTCGCGGCTCAGGGCGTGATCGCTGGGGCGTACGACATCGTGATCGCGTGCGGCGTGGAGTCGATGAGCCGGGTGCCGATGGGCTCCAGCTCGGCGGGTGCCGACACCTCCGGCAAGGGGCTGCTTCGCCGCTACCCGGAGGGACTGATATCCCAGGGCCTCTCCGCCGAACTCCTCGCCGTCCGCTGGAAGCTGGAGCGCGAGGAGCTCGACGCCTTCGCGGCCCGCTCCCATCAGCGTGCCTGGGCGGCGACGGAGACCGGCGGCTTCGACAAGGAGATCGTCCCCGTCGGCGGCCACACCGCGGACGAGACGGTCCGGGCGACGACCACCGCGGAGGGCCTGGCCGGCCTCAAGCCCGCCTTCACCGGTGTCCCCGGAGCCGAGCGCTTCCCCGAGATCGACTGGCGCATCACGCCCGGCAACTCCTCCCCGCTCACCGACGGCGCCTCCGCCGCCCTCATCATGAGCGCCGCCACCGCCGAACGCCTCGGTCTGCGCCCCCGTGCCCGCTACCACTCCTTCGCGGTCTCCGGCTCTGACCCACTGCTGATGCTCGACGGAGTCATCCCGGCCACCCACAAGATCCTCGAACGCTCCGGCCTGTCGATCGACGCCATCGACGCCTACGAGGTCAACGAGGCCTTCGCGCCCGTGCCCCTGCTGTGGCAGCGCGAGTTCGACGCCGACCCCGAGCGTCTCAACCCGCGCGGCGGCGCCATCGCGCTCGGCCATCCGCTCGGCGCCTCCGGCACCCGGCTGCTCGCCACCCTGGTCAACCACCTGGAAGCCACAGGCGGCCGCTACGGCCTGCAGACCATGTGCGAGGGCGGCGGCATGGCCAACGCCACGATCATCGAACGCCTCTGA
- a CDS encoding GntR family transcriptional regulator, translating to MSNESGVDGIASPAADDGDVLNPDVPMQQQIYRQLRAEILDGLWVGRTDFPGERELAERFKVSVVTARTPLERLGEEGLVERGRGKRPRAVYMPPSPGDQDDLPVFYPEEESSEYGYELLQVGVDVAPAEACRVFGLPPGSKLWQCVRLRIYRGLPHVVSHNVQLPELGERHSLEDLKTKPMMSILAAEGVDVTTIRRRLHAGTAPPIVSRHLGLYLDTPVSVCVLTLLDENDAPVEWIRAYVDPKLPVREEVRDVHKGYWVIPSRQQG from the coding sequence ATGTCGAACGAGTCCGGTGTTGACGGGATCGCGAGTCCCGCGGCGGACGACGGGGACGTCCTCAATCCGGACGTCCCGATGCAGCAGCAGATCTACCGGCAGCTACGTGCGGAGATCCTCGACGGGCTGTGGGTGGGCCGCACGGACTTTCCCGGCGAGCGCGAGCTGGCCGAGCGCTTCAAGGTCAGTGTGGTGACGGCCCGGACCCCGCTCGAGCGTCTGGGCGAGGAAGGCTTGGTCGAGCGCGGTCGCGGCAAGCGTCCGCGGGCCGTCTACATGCCCCCGAGCCCTGGCGACCAGGATGACCTGCCGGTCTTCTACCCGGAGGAGGAATCCTCGGAGTACGGGTATGAGCTGCTGCAGGTCGGCGTGGATGTCGCCCCCGCCGAGGCCTGCCGGGTGTTCGGGCTGCCGCCGGGCAGCAAGCTGTGGCAGTGCGTCCGGCTGCGGATCTACCGGGGTCTTCCGCACGTCGTCTCGCACAATGTGCAGTTGCCCGAACTGGGCGAGCGCCACAGCCTCGAAGACCTCAAGACCAAGCCCATGATGTCGATCCTGGCCGCGGAGGGTGTCGACGTCACCACGATCCGCAGACGGCTGCACGCCGGTACCGCGCCGCCGATCGTCTCCCGCCACCTGGGTCTGTACCTCGACACGCCGGTGTCCGTGTGCGTGCTGACACTGCTCGATGAGAACGACGCCCCCGTCGAGTGGATAAGGGCGTATGTCGACCCGAAGCTGCCGGTGCGCGAGGAAGTCCGCGACGTGCACAAGGGGTACTGGGTGATCCCGAGCCGCCAGCAGGGCTGA
- a CDS encoding 3-hydroxyacyl-CoA dehydrogenase, whose product MNIAGSVALITGGASGLGLATARRLLDAGASVVLADLPSSDGKAVAAQFGDERAVFAPTDVTSEADVSAAIEAAAGLGDLRITVNCAGIGTAARTLSKSGPFPLPDFARTIQVNLIGTFNVIRLAAERMAAQEPAEGGEERGVIVNTASVAAYDGQIGQAAYSASKGGVVGLTLPVARDLAAHRIRVMTIAPGLFETPMLAGLPEDAKASLGAQVPHPSRLGHPSEYAALVQHIAENPMLNGEVIRLDGAIRMAPR is encoded by the coding sequence ATGAACATCGCAGGCAGCGTCGCCCTCATCACCGGCGGGGCCTCTGGCCTCGGTCTGGCTACCGCCCGGCGGCTGCTCGACGCCGGAGCGTCGGTGGTCCTGGCCGACCTTCCCTCCTCCGACGGCAAGGCGGTCGCCGCCCAGTTCGGCGACGAGCGGGCCGTCTTCGCGCCCACCGACGTCACCAGCGAGGCCGACGTGAGTGCCGCCATCGAGGCCGCCGCCGGGCTCGGCGACCTGAGAATCACCGTCAACTGCGCCGGCATCGGCACCGCCGCCCGCACCTTGAGCAAGAGCGGCCCCTTCCCGCTGCCCGACTTCGCCCGCACGATCCAGGTCAACCTGATCGGCACCTTCAACGTGATCCGGCTGGCCGCCGAGAGGATGGCGGCGCAGGAGCCGGCCGAGGGCGGCGAGGAACGCGGAGTGATCGTCAACACCGCTTCCGTGGCCGCGTACGACGGCCAGATCGGACAGGCCGCCTACTCCGCCTCCAAAGGCGGCGTGGTCGGCCTCACCCTGCCCGTGGCCCGGGACCTGGCGGCCCACCGCATCCGCGTCATGACCATCGCCCCGGGACTGTTCGAGACGCCGATGCTCGCAGGGCTGCCCGAGGACGCCAAGGCATCCCTCGGCGCCCAGGTCCCCCACCCCAGCCGCCTCGGCCACCCCTCCGAGTACGCCGCGCTGGTCCAGCACATCGCCGAGAACCCGATGCTGAACGGCGAGGTCATCCGGCTGGACGGAGCGATTCGCATGGCTCCTCGATGA
- a CDS encoding crotonase/enoyl-CoA hydratase family protein gives MPTAETDAPTPVVTLERRGAVALITLNRPRALNAVNADLSAALGTALEEFDADPDLRVAVVTGTGRAFCAGMDLKEAAAGRSVNDPLHPEWGFAGIVRHPVGKPLVAAVNGPALGGGAEIVLACDLVVADENATFGMPEVHHGLFPAAGGVLRLQHRVPRNIAREIALTGTPVDAATGARWGLFNQIAPAGKSVDVALELAERVASAAPLSVHVVKRLMSWSEGRSEAEAWIENDRAFQEVLAGDDAKEGPLAFAEKRAPRWAGR, from the coding sequence ATGCCGACAGCCGAAACGGACGCACCGACGCCGGTGGTCACGCTGGAGCGACGCGGCGCCGTCGCTCTGATCACGCTCAACCGACCCCGAGCCCTCAACGCCGTGAACGCGGACCTCTCGGCAGCCCTGGGTACGGCCCTGGAGGAATTCGACGCCGACCCGGACCTGCGGGTCGCGGTGGTGACCGGCACAGGGCGGGCCTTCTGTGCGGGCATGGACCTCAAGGAAGCGGCGGCGGGGCGCTCCGTGAACGATCCGCTGCATCCCGAATGGGGCTTCGCGGGCATCGTCCGGCACCCGGTCGGCAAACCGCTCGTCGCCGCCGTCAACGGACCCGCGCTGGGTGGCGGCGCCGAGATCGTCCTGGCCTGCGACCTGGTGGTGGCCGACGAGAACGCAACCTTCGGAATGCCCGAGGTGCATCACGGGCTGTTCCCGGCCGCGGGCGGGGTGCTGCGGCTCCAGCACCGGGTGCCGCGCAACATCGCCCGGGAGATCGCGCTCACCGGAACCCCCGTGGACGCCGCCACGGGCGCGCGGTGGGGCCTGTTCAACCAGATCGCGCCGGCGGGCAAGTCGGTCGACGTCGCTCTGGAGCTCGCCGAGCGGGTGGCGTCCGCCGCACCCCTGTCCGTGCACGTGGTGAAACGACTCATGTCCTGGAGCGAAGGCCGGAGCGAGGCCGAGGCCTGGATCGAGAACGACCGCGCTTTCCAGGAGGTCCTGGCCGGCGACGACGCGAAGGAAGGTCCCCTCGCCTTCGCCGAGAAGCGCGCACCCCGATGGGCCGGGCGCTGA
- a CDS encoding long-chain fatty acid--CoA ligase, which translates to MKSTMMDRDLQVGDLVRHGQRVHALSRVVRCTQDGGGSWTFAETAERAERLAAALTRLGVERGDRVATLCWNTLEHMAAYLAVPSMGAVLHTLNLRLHPNQLGYIIEHAEDRVIVVDSTLLGLLGQVRDHLPTVRHVVVVGEGATPDLPDHIQVHDWDALLDAEEPGFAWPDVDERSAAALCYTTGTTGDPKGVAYSHRSILLHTLGISSGNAAAMSDRDRILPIVPMFHANAWGWPYAGWLAGADIIMNGRHLTVPDLARIIDEERPTAVAAVPVLWNGLLHHGRQHPLNLSCVRLAGCGGSSPSRALVAEFKERYGIQLAQGWGMTETSPLASWSAPPRGTAPEDDVDWLVKSGRVMPLVEVRVMGMDGNEQPWDGESVGELQLRGPWVTGSYLHAENTAEKFDDGWLRTGDLGTVGPGGWIVVRDRLKDGIKSGGEWISTVELENAIAEHPDVVEATVVGVPHPQWDERPLACVSLAEGAAVSPAELRDFLEGRVAHWWIPERWTFLDAIPKTSVGKYDKRAVRRLYRDGEMTIEIGGTYT; encoded by the coding sequence ATGAAGAGCACCATGATGGACCGGGACCTGCAGGTCGGGGACCTAGTACGGCACGGGCAGCGGGTGCACGCACTCAGTCGTGTGGTGCGCTGTACCCAGGACGGCGGCGGGTCCTGGACCTTCGCCGAGACCGCCGAGCGGGCGGAGCGGCTGGCCGCAGCCCTGACCCGGCTGGGTGTCGAGCGCGGCGACCGGGTCGCGACCCTGTGCTGGAACACGCTGGAGCACATGGCCGCCTACCTCGCGGTGCCGTCCATGGGCGCCGTCCTGCACACCCTGAACCTGCGCCTCCACCCCAACCAGCTCGGCTACATCATCGAGCACGCCGAGGACCGGGTCATCGTCGTCGACTCGACGCTGCTGGGCCTGCTCGGCCAGGTGCGCGACCATCTCCCCACCGTGCGCCACGTCGTCGTGGTCGGCGAGGGCGCGACGCCCGACCTGCCCGACCACATCCAGGTCCACGACTGGGACGCGCTGCTCGACGCCGAGGAGCCCGGCTTCGCCTGGCCCGATGTCGACGAACGCTCCGCCGCCGCCCTGTGCTACACCACCGGCACCACCGGCGACCCGAAGGGCGTGGCGTACAGCCACCGCTCGATCCTGCTCCACACCCTGGGCATCTCCAGCGGAAACGCCGCGGCCATGTCCGACCGCGACCGGATCCTGCCGATCGTGCCGATGTTCCACGCCAACGCCTGGGGCTGGCCCTACGCCGGCTGGCTGGCCGGCGCCGACATCATCATGAACGGACGGCATCTCACCGTCCCCGACCTCGCCCGCATCATCGACGAGGAGCGGCCCACCGCAGTCGCCGCCGTCCCCGTCCTCTGGAACGGTCTGCTGCACCACGGCCGACAGCACCCGCTGAACCTCTCCTGCGTCCGGCTCGCCGGCTGCGGCGGCTCCAGCCCCTCGCGGGCCCTCGTCGCCGAGTTCAAGGAGCGCTACGGCATCCAGCTCGCCCAGGGCTGGGGCATGACCGAGACCAGCCCGCTGGCCAGCTGGTCGGCGCCGCCGCGCGGCACGGCGCCGGAGGACGACGTCGACTGGCTGGTCAAGAGCGGCCGGGTGATGCCGTTGGTCGAGGTCCGCGTCATGGGCATGGACGGCAACGAGCAGCCCTGGGACGGAGAGTCGGTCGGCGAACTCCAGCTGCGCGGGCCCTGGGTGACCGGATCCTACCTGCACGCCGAGAACACAGCGGAGAAGTTCGACGACGGCTGGCTGCGCACCGGCGACCTGGGCACCGTCGGGCCCGGCGGCTGGATCGTCGTACGCGACCGTCTCAAGGACGGCATCAAGAGCGGCGGTGAGTGGATCTCCACCGTCGAGCTGGAGAACGCCATCGCCGAACACCCTGACGTCGTCGAGGCCACGGTGGTCGGCGTACCCCATCCCCAGTGGGACGAGCGGCCTCTGGCCTGCGTCTCGCTCGCCGAGGGTGCCGCCGTGTCGCCGGCCGAGCTGCGGGACTTCCTCGAAGGACGGGTCGCGCACTGGTGGATCCCCGAGCGCTGGACGTTCCTCGACGCCATCCCGAAGACCAGCGTCGGCAAGTACGACAAGCGTGCCGTCCGGCGGCTGTACCGGGACGGCGAGATGACCATCGAGATCGGCGGCACGTACACGTGA
- a CDS encoding aldehyde dehydrogenase produces the protein MDSFTEHTSFYIDGGLQQPLGSETYTVIGASTEEPIGRVPVAGGKDIDAAVTAARRALDTPGAPWPTASPAERADAMERFADAIQARADQFGRLVSRENGMPIAMSPQANAHSTAAILRYYAGLARTFEWEERRPSFTGTTTLVRREPVGVVGAIVPWNYPQTLAIMKVAPAPAAGCAIVLKPALETSLDAYLLAEAATEAGLPPGVLNIVPGALEAGESLVAHPGVDKIGFTGSTPAGRSIAEVCGRLLRPVTLELGGKSAAIVLDDADLDATIKGLPGVSFFNNGQTCYGSTRLLAPASRYAEILDAVSAMASGLQVGDPLDPATEVGPVVSAAQRERIERYIASGHSEGARLTAGGGRPAGLDRGWYVEPTVFADVRPDMTIFREEIFGPVLVVTPYSSDDEAVALANDSDYGLGGTVWTTDEERGTAIARRVRTGSIGVNGYRLDFNSPFGGRRASGLGRELGPEGLNAYLELQSVYLPA, from the coding sequence ATGGACAGCTTCACGGAGCACACCTCCTTCTACATCGACGGCGGCCTGCAGCAGCCGCTCGGCTCAGAGACCTATACGGTCATCGGCGCATCCACCGAGGAACCGATCGGGCGCGTCCCCGTCGCCGGCGGCAAGGACATCGACGCCGCGGTGACCGCGGCCCGCCGCGCACTGGACACCCCCGGCGCCCCCTGGCCCACGGCGAGCCCCGCCGAGCGCGCTGACGCGATGGAGCGGTTCGCCGACGCCATCCAGGCGCGCGCCGACCAGTTCGGCCGACTGGTCTCCCGCGAGAACGGCATGCCGATCGCCATGTCCCCGCAGGCCAACGCCCACAGCACGGCGGCGATCCTCAGGTACTACGCGGGCCTCGCCCGCACCTTCGAGTGGGAGGAACGGCGCCCCTCCTTCACCGGCACCACCACGCTGGTCCGACGGGAACCGGTCGGGGTCGTGGGGGCGATCGTGCCGTGGAACTACCCGCAGACGCTCGCGATCATGAAGGTCGCGCCCGCGCCCGCGGCGGGCTGCGCGATCGTCCTCAAGCCCGCGCTGGAGACCTCGCTGGACGCGTACCTCCTGGCCGAGGCCGCCACCGAGGCGGGCCTGCCGCCCGGCGTACTGAACATCGTGCCCGGCGCCCTCGAAGCAGGTGAGTCCCTCGTCGCCCACCCCGGCGTCGACAAAATCGGCTTCACCGGTTCCACTCCGGCCGGCCGGTCGATCGCCGAGGTCTGCGGGCGACTGCTGCGCCCGGTCACCCTGGAACTGGGCGGCAAGTCGGCGGCGATCGTCCTCGACGACGCCGATCTCGACGCCACCATCAAAGGGCTCCCGGGTGTCTCGTTCTTCAACAACGGCCAGACCTGCTACGGCAGCACCCGGCTTCTCGCACCCGCGAGCCGCTATGCCGAGATCCTCGACGCCGTCTCCGCCATGGCCTCCGGCCTGCAAGTCGGTGACCCCCTCGACCCGGCCACCGAAGTGGGGCCCGTGGTCTCCGCCGCCCAGCGTGAGCGCATCGAGAGGTACATCGCGTCCGGCCACTCCGAGGGCGCCCGGCTCACGGCCGGCGGCGGACGCCCGGCCGGCCTCGACCGCGGGTGGTACGTCGAGCCGACGGTCTTCGCCGACGTGCGGCCCGACATGACCATCTTCCGCGAGGAGATCTTCGGTCCCGTTCTCGTCGTCACCCCCTACAGCTCGGACGACGAGGCGGTCGCTCTCGCCAACGACTCCGACTACGGGCTCGGCGGCACGGTCTGGACCACCGATGAGGAGCGCGGCACGGCCATCGCCCGCCGGGTGCGCACCGGCAGCATCGGCGTCAACGGCTACCGCCTGGACTTCAACTCCCCCTTCGGCGGCCGCCGCGCCAGCGGCCTGGGGCGCGAGCTGGGCCCCGAAGGCCTGAACGCGTACCTGGAGTTGCAGTCGGTGTACCTGCCGGCCTGA
- a CDS encoding CaiB/BaiF CoA transferase family protein, translated as MAPGPFACTVLADLGAEVLRVDRASDVDPDTRGSTDPLARGRRSLAVNLKHPDGAALVRHLAARADVLVEGFRPGVAERLGIGPEDCRAVNPALVYGRMTGWGQSGPLAPRAGHDITYLAVSGALGLIGPPDRPPVPPVNLVGDFGGGGMLLALGILAALYERERSGLGQVVDAAMVDGAALLTTALHGLRATGDWQGDRGENLLDGGAPFYTTYETADGGHMAVGPIEERFYAQLLTGLGLSDDPDLPAQYDRERWPELRQRLAAVFKERTRDEWTALFEPTDACVAPVLSPWEAHLHPHNAARSVFTETAGVRQPAPAPRFDRTPGAIQGPPPVVGQDTRTALAHWGVDAPETDRLLAATVVVQHPHTGENR; from the coding sequence ATGGCCCCGGGTCCCTTCGCCTGCACCGTCCTGGCCGACCTCGGCGCGGAGGTGCTCCGCGTCGACCGTGCCTCGGACGTCGACCCGGACACGCGCGGTTCCACGGACCCGCTCGCCCGGGGGCGCCGCTCCCTCGCCGTCAACCTGAAGCACCCCGACGGCGCCGCGCTCGTCAGGCACCTCGCCGCCCGGGCCGACGTCCTGGTGGAAGGCTTCCGGCCCGGGGTCGCCGAACGTCTGGGCATCGGTCCCGAGGACTGCCGGGCAGTCAACCCCGCTCTGGTGTACGGGCGGATGACCGGCTGGGGGCAGAGCGGTCCGCTCGCGCCGCGCGCCGGGCACGACATCACCTACCTCGCTGTCTCCGGCGCCCTCGGCCTGATCGGTCCGCCCGACCGGCCCCCGGTGCCGCCGGTCAACCTGGTCGGGGACTTCGGCGGCGGCGGCATGCTCCTGGCGCTCGGGATCCTGGCCGCACTGTACGAACGGGAGCGCTCAGGCCTGGGGCAGGTCGTCGACGCGGCCATGGTCGACGGCGCCGCCCTGCTGACCACCGCCCTCCACGGCCTGCGGGCGACGGGCGACTGGCAGGGGGACCGGGGAGAGAACCTGCTCGACGGGGGAGCGCCGTTCTACACGACGTACGAGACCGCCGACGGAGGACACATGGCCGTCGGACCGATCGAGGAGCGGTTCTACGCCCAACTCCTCACCGGCCTCGGTCTGTCGGACGATCCGGACCTGCCCGCACAGTACGACCGCGAACGCTGGCCCGAGCTGCGCCAGCGCCTGGCCGCCGTGTTCAAGGAGCGCACCCGCGACGAGTGGACCGCCCTGTTCGAACCGACCGATGCCTGTGTGGCCCCCGTGCTCAGCCCTTGGGAAGCGCACCTCCACCCGCACAACGCGGCACGCTCGGTCTTCACCGAGACGGCCGGCGTACGACAGCCCGCGCCCGCGCCCCGCTTCGACCGCACCCCGGGCGCAATCCAGGGACCCCCGCCGGTGGTGGGCCAGGACACCCGGACCGCCCTCGCCCACTGGGGAGTCGACGCCCCCGAGACCGACCGGCTGCTCGCCGCGACGGTCGTCGTCCAGCACCCTCACACAGGAGAGAACCGATGA
- a CDS encoding LLM class F420-dependent oxidoreductase yields the protein MRLGLSMGHWGRDGGAEPLALALEAERLGYDVVWAAEAYGSDAVTVLSWLAGRTTRIGLGSAVMQIPARPPAMTGMTAATLDALSDGRFHLGLGVSGPQVSAGWHGVEFGKPLARTREYIDVVRAVVRRELVRHEGEHYPLPLPGPGGSPGKPLRLIIHPLREEIPVYLAAVGPRNIRLAGEIADGWLALFHAPSHADENLAQLREGRGERGLAGFDVVASVPASVGDDLDACADRIRAYTALYVGGMGSREKNFYNAQARALGYEKEARTVQDLYLSGETEAASGEVPFGLIDETSLLGPVDRIADRLAAFAASGVTTLSVIPHGVTYEEKAACLATVAEALNRANT from the coding sequence ATGAGACTGGGCCTGAGCATGGGCCACTGGGGCCGAGACGGAGGCGCCGAACCACTGGCACTCGCCCTGGAGGCCGAGCGCCTCGGCTATGACGTCGTCTGGGCCGCCGAGGCCTACGGCTCCGATGCCGTCACCGTGTTGTCCTGGCTCGCCGGCCGGACCACGCGGATCGGACTCGGCTCGGCGGTGATGCAGATCCCGGCCCGCCCCCCGGCGATGACCGGCATGACGGCCGCGACCCTGGACGCCCTGTCGGACGGCCGCTTTCATCTGGGTCTGGGAGTCTCCGGTCCGCAGGTGTCGGCGGGCTGGCACGGCGTCGAATTCGGCAAGCCGCTGGCCCGCACCCGCGAGTACATCGACGTCGTACGGGCCGTCGTACGACGCGAACTCGTCCGTCACGAGGGCGAGCACTATCCGCTGCCCCTGCCGGGCCCGGGCGGCAGCCCCGGCAAACCACTGCGCCTGATCATCCATCCCCTGCGGGAGGAGATCCCCGTCTACCTGGCGGCCGTCGGACCGCGCAACATCCGCCTGGCCGGCGAGATCGCGGACGGCTGGCTCGCCCTCTTCCATGCACCGTCCCACGCGGACGAGAACCTCGCCCAGCTCCGCGAAGGACGCGGAGAGCGGGGGCTGGCCGGCTTCGACGTCGTGGCGAGCGTACCGGCGTCGGTCGGGGACGACCTCGACGCCTGCGCCGACCGGATCCGCGCCTACACGGCGCTCTACGTCGGCGGCATGGGCAGCCGGGAGAAGAACTTCTACAACGCCCAGGCCCGCGCGCTCGGCTACGAGAAGGAGGCGCGGACCGTGCAGGACCTCTATCTCTCGGGCGAGACCGAAGCCGCCTCCGGCGAGGTGCCGTTCGGGCTGATCGACGAGACCAGTCTGCTCGGACCGGTGGACCGGATCGCCGACCGGCTCGCCGCCTTCGCCGCAAGCGGTGTCACCACCTTGTCCGTCATCCCCCACGGCGTCACCTATGAGGAGAAGGCGGCCTGTCTGGCCACCGTCGCCGAGGCCCTGAACCGAGCGAACACCTGA
- a CDS encoding acyl-CoA dehydrogenase family protein — MAIDFTLEPELVELRDRTAEFVRTTVLPAEAEMLRGQSAPDDALRRTLQRAAREAGIFAPTVPEDLGGLGLDLRGQSVVLEEAGRSLLGPLALHCAAPDEGNMLLLEKVADAVQRDRFLKPLAAGGVRSCFAMTEPAPGAGSDPSQLATAARRTDRGWVLDGRKWFITGADGAAFAIVMARTGTDSDPAATMFLVPTDTPGFRLVRHIPSLDQGFTGGHCEIELDGREVGDDAVLGEVGKGFAYAQVRLAPARLTHCMRWLGLAHRAHELALGYAAERTAFGSRLGELGMVQQQLADNEIDLAASRALVREAAWVLDQGRSGKHESSVAKTFTAEAVGRIVDRAVQVCGALGISADLPLAAYLREVRPFRIYDGPSETHRWSIARRALRAVATKESNR; from the coding sequence ATGGCGATCGATTTCACCCTTGAGCCCGAGCTCGTCGAACTGCGAGACCGCACCGCGGAGTTCGTCCGGACGACCGTGCTCCCCGCCGAAGCGGAGATGCTCCGCGGGCAGAGCGCGCCGGACGACGCCCTGCGACGCACGCTTCAGCGGGCCGCCCGCGAGGCGGGGATCTTCGCCCCGACCGTCCCGGAGGATCTCGGCGGCCTCGGCCTCGACCTGCGCGGACAGTCCGTGGTCCTGGAGGAGGCGGGCCGCAGCCTTCTGGGCCCGCTGGCCCTGCACTGCGCGGCGCCCGACGAGGGCAACATGCTGCTGCTGGAGAAGGTCGCCGACGCCGTACAGCGCGACCGCTTCCTGAAGCCGCTGGCCGCCGGGGGCGTGCGGTCCTGCTTCGCGATGACCGAACCCGCGCCCGGCGCGGGATCGGATCCCTCCCAGCTGGCCACAGCCGCTCGTCGGACGGACCGGGGTTGGGTGCTGGACGGCCGCAAGTGGTTCATCACCGGCGCCGACGGAGCCGCCTTCGCCATCGTCATGGCGCGCACCGGCACGGACTCCGATCCGGCGGCGACCATGTTCCTCGTACCCACCGACACCCCTGGTTTCCGCCTCGTCCGGCACATACCGAGCCTCGACCAGGGCTTCACCGGCGGGCACTGCGAGATCGAACTGGACGGCCGCGAAGTCGGGGACGACGCCGTCCTCGGCGAAGTCGGCAAGGGCTTCGCCTACGCCCAGGTGCGTCTGGCCCCGGCCCGGCTCACCCACTGCATGCGCTGGCTGGGCCTGGCCCACCGGGCCCACGAGCTGGCCCTCGGTTACGCGGCCGAGCGCACCGCGTTCGGCAGTCGGCTCGGTGAACTCGGCATGGTGCAGCAGCAGCTGGCGGACAACGAGATCGATCTAGCCGCCTCACGGGCCCTCGTCCGCGAGGCCGCCTGGGTCCTCGATCAGGGCCGCTCCGGGAAGCACGAGTCCTCCGTCGCCAAGACCTTCACCGCCGAGGCCGTCGGCCGGATCGTCGACCGCGCCGTACAGGTGTGCGGCGCTCTCGGTATCTCGGCGGACTTGCCCCTGGCGGCCTATTTGCGTGAAGTCCGGCCCTTCCGCATCTACGACGGCCCGTCCGAGACCCATCGCTGGTCGATCGCCCGCCGAGCACTCAGAGCCGTCGCGACAAAGGAGTCGAACCGATGA